In Hymenobacter gelipurpurascens, one DNA window encodes the following:
- a CDS encoding riboflavin synthase, with amino-acid sequence MFTGIIETLGTIQDVRREGTNIHFTVESGFAQELKIDQSVAHDGVCLTVVAVDGLANTHVVTAIDETLQKTNLSQWVPGRRVNLERCLAANGRFDGHIVQGHVDLTAICESVEDQNGSWLYRFRHEAGPGRVTVEKGSICINGTSLTCFNSTDDGFSVAIIPYTYEHTTFQDLRPGDRVNLEFDIVGKYVAKLLGK; translated from the coding sequence ATGTTTACCGGAATCATAGAAACCCTCGGCACTATTCAGGATGTGCGCCGCGAGGGCACTAATATCCATTTTACAGTGGAATCAGGCTTCGCGCAGGAGCTGAAGATTGACCAGAGCGTAGCCCATGATGGCGTGTGTCTAACAGTAGTAGCCGTGGATGGCCTAGCCAATACGCACGTAGTGACGGCCATTGATGAGACGCTGCAAAAGACCAACCTAAGCCAGTGGGTGCCGGGCCGGCGCGTGAACTTAGAGCGGTGCCTGGCTGCCAACGGCCGCTTCGATGGGCACATTGTGCAGGGCCACGTAGACCTGACGGCCATTTGCGAGTCAGTGGAGGACCAGAACGGCTCCTGGCTGTACCGCTTCCGCCACGAAGCTGGCCCCGGCCGCGTCACGGTGGAGAAGGGCTCCATCTGCATCAATGGCACCAGCCTGACCTGCTTCAATAGTACGGATGATGGTTTTTCGGTGGCCATCATTCCCTATACCTACGAACATACTACCTTCCAGGACCTGCGCCCCGGCGACCGGGTAAACCTGGAGTTTGACATCGTGGGGAAGTACGTAGCGAAGCTCCTCGGTAAATAA
- a CDS encoding protein-L-isoaspartate(D-aspartate) O-methyltransferase, translated as MHSDTYRHRGLRRTLVEELRRKGIRDERVLTAIGTVPRHLFFDPAFQAHAYQDKAFPIGEGQTISQPYTVAYQTELLKLTPQEKVLEIGTGSGYQCCVLLELTPHVYSIEYQPVLFERTRKRLAAMHRSAHLFCGDGSLGLPQHAPFDKILVTAGSPSLPRPLLRQLRIGGALVIPVGDANTQRMMRVVRESEEEFSREVFEEFRFVPLLGQAGWRE; from the coding sequence ATGCACTCTGATACCTATCGGCACCGTGGCCTCCGCCGCACTCTTGTAGAAGAGCTTCGGCGCAAAGGCATCCGCGACGAGCGGGTGCTGACGGCTATTGGCACCGTGCCGCGCCATCTGTTTTTCGACCCTGCTTTCCAGGCGCACGCCTACCAGGATAAAGCCTTCCCGATTGGAGAAGGCCAGACCATTTCGCAGCCGTACACCGTGGCCTACCAGACTGAGCTGCTGAAGCTGACGCCTCAGGAAAAGGTTTTGGAAATCGGGACGGGCTCTGGCTACCAATGCTGCGTGCTGCTGGAGCTCACGCCCCACGTATATAGCATTGAGTACCAGCCGGTATTATTTGAGCGAACCCGCAAGCGGCTTGCGGCAATGCACCGTTCAGCGCACCTGTTCTGCGGCGACGGCTCGCTAGGCCTGCCCCAGCACGCTCCCTTTGATAAAATTCTGGTGACGGCCGGCTCTCCTTCCCTGCCCCGCCCCTTGCTGCGCCAGCTCCGTATTGGCGGCGCCCTGGTCATTCCCGTCGGCGACGCAAACACCCAACGCATGATGCGCGTGGTGCGGGAGAGCGAAGAGGAGTTTTCCCGCGAAGTATTCGAGGAATTCCGTTTTGTGCCTCTGCTAGGCCAGGCTGGCTGGAGGGAATAA
- a CDS encoding acyl-CoA thioesterase, translated as MRKQKPVRESFVSMTELVLPNDTNTLNNLMGGRMMHLMDIAAAVSAQRHSNRIVVTASVDNVSFREGIKLGSVVTLEAQVTRAFSSSMEVHINVWAEDIPSGTKVKSNEAFFTFVAVDQSGRPIDVPDALAETPVEQELYDGALRRRQLRLVLAGRLKPDEATELKALFDLA; from the coding sequence ATGCGCAAACAAAAGCCCGTTAGAGAATCCTTCGTGAGCATGACCGAGCTGGTGCTGCCCAACGATACCAATACGCTCAACAACCTGATGGGCGGCCGCATGATGCACCTGATGGATATTGCGGCCGCCGTATCGGCGCAGCGCCACAGCAACCGCATCGTGGTCACGGCCTCTGTCGATAACGTATCGTTCCGGGAAGGCATCAAGCTGGGCAGTGTCGTGACGCTGGAAGCGCAGGTAACGCGGGCCTTTAGCTCCTCCATGGAAGTGCACATCAACGTGTGGGCCGAGGATATTCCTAGCGGCACGAAGGTGAAATCCAACGAAGCCTTCTTCACTTTTGTGGCCGTCGATCAGTCGGGCCGCCCGATTGATGTGCCGGATGCCTTAGCGGAGACGCCCGTTGAGCAGGAGCTTTACGATGGTGCTCTTCGCCGCCGGCAGCTGCGCCTGGTGCTGGCTGGCCGTTTGAAGCCCGACGAAGCTACCGAGCTGAAAGCCCTCTTCGATCTGGCCTAG
- a CDS encoding TlpA family protein disulfide reductase, with amino-acid sequence MGYLLLYLLPLLVAGCQRPTTSVTAAPGAPADSVTTVNAGLRTPAGKHLPLSSLRGKYVVVVFWASWNEASRQESPNLRKIYQQFGSRGLEIYGVSLDTDRREWVRAIRADALVWPQVAALNSLKNTSLEAYGIPSVPYTMLLDPEGRILARNLYGRALGQKISEYIPLD; translated from the coding sequence ATGGGCTATCTGTTACTTTATCTCTTGCCTTTGCTAGTGGCCGGCTGCCAGCGCCCAACCACTTCCGTAACGGCAGCTCCGGGTGCGCCCGCTGATTCTGTTACCACCGTCAATGCTGGCCTTCGAACGCCGGCAGGAAAGCACTTGCCGCTGAGTAGCCTGCGTGGAAAATATGTAGTGGTAGTGTTCTGGGCTTCCTGGAATGAGGCCAGCCGGCAGGAAAGCCCCAACCTGCGGAAAATATATCAGCAGTTTGGTAGCCGTGGCCTCGAAATCTATGGAGTATCGTTGGATACTGACCGTCGGGAGTGGGTGCGGGCAATACGGGCCGATGCGCTGGTTTGGCCCCAGGTAGCGGCCCTGAACTCCCTGAAAAACACCAGCTTAGAGGCCTACGGCATACCATCAGTGCCCTATACTATGTTGCTGGATCCTGAGGGCCGCATCCTGGCCCGCAATCTGTATGGGCGCGCACTGGGGCAGAAAATCTCGGAATATATTCCCTTGGACTAA
- a CDS encoding GNAT family N-acetyltransferase, whose translation MLSSLTITAATEADIPEMVALINSAYRGDSSRQGWTTEAHLLDGQRTDADDLHDLLTASGATFLLARTTEGQLLGSAYLKAQAPDLYLGMLSVSPAHQAYGIGKQLMAAAESHARGLGHSGLLITVISVRHELLAWYERHGFRRTGETVEFPRDTRFGIPKQELELLLLRKELVV comes from the coding sequence ATGCTTTCTTCGCTCACTATAACTGCTGCCACCGAAGCCGATATTCCGGAAATGGTGGCCCTCATCAATAGCGCCTACCGCGGCGACTCGTCCCGCCAGGGCTGGACCACCGAAGCCCACCTGCTCGACGGCCAGCGCACCGATGCCGACGACCTCCATGACCTGCTCACGGCCTCCGGAGCCACGTTTCTGCTCGCCCGCACTACGGAAGGCCAGCTGCTGGGCAGCGCGTATCTGAAAGCCCAAGCGCCGGATTTATACTTGGGCATGCTCTCAGTTTCGCCGGCCCACCAAGCCTACGGCATCGGTAAGCAGCTGATGGCCGCTGCCGAATCCCATGCCAGAGGCCTAGGCCACTCCGGTTTACTTATTACCGTCATTTCCGTCCGCCACGAACTACTGGCCTGGTATGAGCGCCACGGCTTCCGGCGCACTGGCGAAACTGTGGAGTTTCCGCGGGATACACGCTTTGGTATTCCGAAGCAGGAGTTGGAGCTACTGCTGTTGCGGAAGGAGCTGGTGGTTTAA
- a CDS encoding phosphatase PAP2 family protein: MIEHLQSLDRSLLVAANSFHTRSLDTWMVFFSERFVWFPAYFVIIVALGYLYRRRTFLLLPLLGLSVALADSVSSRFFKPYFARLRPCHDPDLSATLNLVHGCGGQFGFISSHAANAFALAVFLGLILPRRYRVAKVLLFIWAAIVSYSRMYLAAHFPSDVLAGALLGSTLAWGCAALYRRGAEHWWPTLPAAVEPIV; this comes from the coding sequence TTGATCGAACACCTCCAATCTCTCGACCGCAGCCTACTCGTTGCCGCCAATTCCTTCCACACCCGCTCCCTCGACACCTGGATGGTGTTTTTCTCGGAGCGGTTTGTGTGGTTTCCGGCGTACTTCGTCATCATTGTGGCGCTGGGCTACCTGTACCGGCGCCGCACTTTCCTGCTGCTGCCTTTGTTGGGCCTCAGCGTAGCGCTGGCCGACAGCGTATCGAGCCGTTTCTTCAAGCCGTACTTTGCCCGCCTCCGCCCCTGCCACGACCCCGACCTCTCCGCGACGCTTAACTTAGTGCATGGCTGCGGCGGGCAGTTTGGGTTTATTTCATCTCATGCGGCCAATGCGTTTGCCCTGGCCGTATTTCTAGGCCTGATCTTGCCGCGCCGATATCGTGTAGCGAAGGTCCTGCTGTTCATTTGGGCCGCTATAGTAAGCTACAGCCGCATGTACCTGGCCGCCCATTTCCCGTCTGATGTATTGGCCGGGGCCTTGCTAGGAAGCACCCTTGCCTGGGGCTGCGCCGCGCTATATCGGCGTGGGGCGGAACATTGGTGGCCTACGCTACCTGCAGCAGTTGAGCCAATTGTCTAA
- the gatB gene encoding Asp-tRNA(Asn)/Glu-tRNA(Gln) amidotransferase subunit GatB produces the protein MDDSIKSKYQPVIGLEVHAQLLTRSKMYSSDENEYGALPNNNLSVITLGHPGTLPRVNYSAVEFAMKMGLATNCQIRRDNLFARKNYFYPDLPKGYQITQDKTPICTAGHVDIRLSDGSTKKIGITRIHMEEDAGKSMHLAGEVETLVDLNRAGVPLIEIVSEPDIRNAEEAYAYLAEIKKLVEYLGICDGNMEEGSLRCDANISVMLKGADKFGVKVEVKNMNSFRNVQRAIEYEIERQIQMVEAGEVIDSETRGFDATTGTTNGQRSKETMNDYRYFPEPDLPPVVIDDEWLHRVQAELPALPQQLYARFTGELGLSDYDATVLTAEKDVALYFDELTRLTPNAKAAANWVTGPVKAFLNERALTLDQFPLTPQHLADIIGLIDENKVGHSVASKQLFPHLLENPTQTAAAAAEAQGLLQQPQDAGALEAMIQQVLDANPAKVAEYRAGKKSLTGMFMGELMKLTGGKADPKMANQLLRQKLEA, from the coding sequence ATGGACGACAGCATCAAATCGAAATACCAGCCCGTAATTGGCCTCGAAGTACACGCTCAGCTGCTCACGCGCAGCAAAATGTACTCCTCTGATGAGAATGAGTACGGCGCGCTTCCTAATAACAACCTGAGCGTTATCACGCTAGGCCACCCCGGCACGCTACCGCGCGTGAACTACTCGGCGGTAGAGTTTGCCATGAAAATGGGCCTGGCCACCAACTGCCAGATTCGGCGCGACAACCTGTTTGCGCGCAAAAACTACTTCTATCCCGACCTTCCCAAGGGCTACCAGATTACCCAGGATAAAACCCCGATCTGCACTGCCGGCCACGTAGATATCCGCCTTTCGGATGGCTCAACGAAGAAAATCGGCATCACCCGCATCCATATGGAAGAGGACGCGGGCAAGTCGATGCACCTGGCGGGCGAAGTGGAAACGCTGGTAGATCTGAACCGCGCCGGCGTGCCCCTTATTGAAATTGTATCGGAGCCCGACATCCGCAACGCGGAAGAGGCCTACGCCTACCTGGCTGAAATCAAGAAGCTGGTGGAGTACCTGGGCATCTGCGACGGCAACATGGAGGAAGGCTCTCTGCGTTGCGACGCCAACATCTCGGTGATGCTGAAGGGCGCCGATAAGTTCGGGGTGAAGGTGGAGGTGAAGAACATGAACTCCTTCCGCAACGTGCAGCGTGCCATTGAGTACGAGATTGAGCGGCAGATTCAGATGGTAGAAGCCGGTGAGGTTATCGACAGCGAAACCCGCGGCTTCGATGCCACCACCGGCACCACCAACGGCCAGCGCTCCAAGGAGACCATGAACGACTACCGGTATTTCCCGGAGCCGGACCTGCCGCCGGTGGTTATTGATGATGAGTGGCTGCACCGCGTGCAGGCCGAGCTGCCAGCCCTGCCACAGCAGCTGTACGCGCGTTTCACCGGCGAGCTAGGCCTATCCGACTACGATGCCACCGTGCTGACGGCCGAGAAGGATGTAGCGCTCTACTTTGATGAGTTGACCCGCCTCACGCCAAACGCCAAGGCCGCCGCCAACTGGGTAACGGGCCCGGTGAAAGCGTTTCTGAATGAGCGCGCCCTCACGCTGGACCAGTTCCCGCTCACGCCCCAGCACCTAGCCGACATTATTGGGCTCATCGACGAGAACAAGGTAGGCCACTCGGTAGCCAGCAAGCAGCTGTTCCCGCATCTTCTGGAAAACCCCACGCAAACTGCCGCCGCCGCGGCCGAAGCGCAGGGCCTGTTGCAGCAGCCCCAGGATGCCGGCGCGCTGGAAGCCATGATTCAGCAAGTGCTGGATGCCAACCCCGCCAAAGTAGCCGAATACCGCGCCGGCAAAAAGTCGCTGACTGGAATGTTTATGGGTGAGCTGATGAAGCTCACCGGTGGCAAAGCTGACCCCAAGATGGCCAATCAGCTGCTGCGGCAAAAATTAGAGGCCTAG
- a CDS encoding TlpA disulfide reductase family protein, producing the protein MKSFLFMGALLGMANACNKNTTPTTSAAGATASSYQINGQLQNAPAGTKVYLAELGETQFVSRDTATVDDKGQFTFVGTVPEDGLYQVKTTDQNQVLIALKNGARVALTGDAQKLSDTYAVKGSPDSELLQQISRRMQQTKIQTSRLEQRYNQAGQSGRADSMKLIEKQFYAVQAANTAQLKVAVRQNPGSVVSSFVVASMIDPDADFAFADSMTTQFKKTQPESRYTKSLVARLEPLRATAIGTVAPEINLSAPDGKPVTLTSLRGKYVMIDFWASWCGPCRRENPNVVKAYNKYKGKGFEIYGVSFDQDRDKWLKAIKSDGLAWTQVSDLKGWESAAGQTYGIKSIPASILLDPQGRIIGKNLRGDALEEKLASLMK; encoded by the coding sequence ATGAAGAGTTTCCTGTTTATGGGCGCCCTGCTGGGCATGGCTAACGCCTGCAATAAGAACACGACTCCTACCACCAGTGCCGCAGGTGCTACCGCCAGCAGCTACCAGATAAATGGCCAGTTGCAGAACGCACCCGCTGGTACCAAAGTGTACCTGGCCGAACTAGGCGAAACCCAGTTTGTATCGCGCGATACGGCTACGGTAGATGACAAAGGCCAGTTTACGTTTGTGGGCACTGTGCCCGAAGATGGCCTCTACCAGGTGAAAACCACCGACCAAAACCAGGTACTGATTGCCCTGAAGAACGGTGCCCGCGTAGCGCTGACCGGCGACGCGCAGAAGCTCAGCGACACTTACGCGGTGAAAGGCTCGCCTGACTCGGAGCTACTGCAGCAGATCAGCCGCCGGATGCAGCAAACCAAAATCCAGACCTCGCGCCTGGAACAGCGCTACAACCAAGCTGGCCAAAGTGGGCGCGCCGACTCTATGAAGCTGATTGAAAAGCAGTTTTACGCCGTGCAGGCCGCCAATACGGCTCAGCTAAAAGTGGCTGTTCGGCAGAATCCCGGCTCGGTTGTGTCGTCGTTTGTGGTGGCCAGCATGATTGATCCGGATGCGGATTTTGCCTTTGCTGACTCGATGACGACGCAATTCAAGAAAACACAGCCGGAGTCCCGCTACACCAAGTCGTTGGTGGCCCGGCTGGAGCCGCTTCGCGCTACGGCCATCGGTACGGTAGCGCCCGAAATCAACCTTTCTGCCCCGGATGGTAAGCCCGTAACCCTGACCAGCCTACGGGGCAAATACGTCATGATTGATTTCTGGGCCTCGTGGTGCGGCCCATGCCGGCGTGAAAACCCGAACGTGGTGAAGGCCTATAACAAGTACAAAGGCAAGGGCTTCGAGATTTACGGCGTAAGCTTCGACCAGGACCGCGACAAATGGTTGAAAGCCATCAAGTCTGATGGCCTGGCCTGGACGCAGGTATCGGACCTGAAGGGCTGGGAAAGCGCCGCCGGACAGACCTACGGCATCAAGTCCATTCCGGCTTCCATTCTGCTGGACCCCCAGGGCCGCATTATTGGTAAGAACCTGCGTGGTGACGCACTGGAAGAAAAGCTGGCGTCTTTGATGAAGTAG
- a CDS encoding sugar transferase, translating into MIRTYQKLKLIAADFIAALLAWVCFFLVRKFLLREITEGYHFTEGALFFLSGSALMIATFWTMLYTLIGEYRDIFRKSRLGEIIRLGRVSFLGAVVIFFALLLDDEGVQNYQAYYKTFPAYFLIHFTITAVLRTWAVSSIQHLVRGGVITFDTLLVGSNALARDTYQELRRTGRHLGLKIVGFVPTNDTVDAELAAELPARGTYRRLPALIRAMHIEQVIIAIEPAEHRLTEEILALLEGSPARISILPDLYQMLLGSVKVSHVFGTPLIEIKQDLLPVWQLVLKRTVDVVASVLFLLLAWPGYAFTAVMVKLSSPGPVFYSQERIGRHGHPFRIYKFRSMYVDAEKQGPALSSDHDPRITPWGRFMRKVRLDELPQFWNVIKGDMSIVGPRPERQFFIDQIMRVAPHYRHLHRVRPGLTSLGQVKYGYAETVAQMVERLKFDILYIENMSLAMDFRVLLYTLKIIIEGRGK; encoded by the coding sequence TTGATTCGCACCTACCAAAAACTGAAGCTGATAGCCGCCGACTTTATAGCGGCCTTACTGGCATGGGTTTGTTTTTTTCTGGTGCGGAAGTTTCTGCTGCGCGAAATCACGGAAGGCTACCACTTCACCGAAGGCGCCTTGTTTTTCCTCTCCGGCTCGGCCCTGATGATTGCAACCTTTTGGACGATGCTGTATACGCTGATTGGCGAGTATCGGGACATCTTTCGCAAGTCGCGTTTGGGAGAAATCATCCGGCTGGGGCGAGTATCCTTCCTGGGAGCCGTCGTTATTTTCTTTGCGCTGCTGCTCGATGATGAAGGCGTGCAGAACTACCAGGCCTACTACAAAACGTTTCCGGCCTATTTCCTGATTCACTTTACCATTACGGCGGTTCTGCGCACTTGGGCCGTTTCCAGTATCCAACACCTCGTGCGCGGTGGCGTCATTACCTTCGATACGCTGCTGGTAGGCTCCAACGCCCTGGCCCGCGATACCTATCAGGAACTGCGCCGCACCGGGCGGCACCTGGGATTAAAGATTGTGGGCTTTGTACCCACGAACGACACCGTGGATGCTGAGCTGGCGGCCGAGCTACCGGCCCGCGGCACCTACCGGCGCCTGCCCGCCCTGATTCGGGCTATGCATATCGAACAGGTCATTATTGCCATCGAGCCCGCTGAGCATCGGCTTACGGAGGAAATTCTGGCGCTGTTGGAAGGCTCTCCAGCCCGGATTAGTATTCTGCCCGATTTGTACCAGATGCTGCTGGGCTCCGTGAAGGTAAGCCACGTGTTCGGGACGCCGCTTATTGAAATCAAGCAGGATCTGCTGCCCGTGTGGCAGCTCGTGCTGAAGCGTACCGTAGATGTAGTGGCCTCGGTGCTGTTTCTGCTGCTGGCCTGGCCCGGGTATGCCTTTACGGCCGTAATGGTGAAGCTCTCCTCGCCGGGGCCGGTGTTTTACTCGCAGGAGCGCATTGGGCGGCACGGGCACCCCTTCCGCATCTATAAGTTTCGCTCTATGTATGTAGACGCTGAGAAGCAGGGACCGGCCCTCAGCTCCGACCACGACCCGCGTATTACACCGTGGGGCCGCTTCATGCGCAAGGTCCGGTTGGATGAGCTGCCGCAGTTCTGGAACGTCATCAAGGGCGATATGAGCATAGTGGGCCCGCGGCCGGAGCGGCAGTTCTTCATCGACCAGATTATGCGCGTGGCGCCCCATTACCGCCACTTGCACCGTGTGCGGCCCGGCCTCACGAGCCTAGGCCAGGTAAAGTATGGCTACGCCGAAACGGTTGCGCAAATGGTAGAGCGCCTGAAATTCGACATCCTCTACATTGAAAACATGAGCCTGGCCATGGACTTTCGGGTGCTGCTCTACACGCTCAAAATCATTATTGAAGGACGTGGCAAGTAA
- the hemF gene encoding oxygen-dependent coproporphyrinogen oxidase yields MSAPNLTTFPTAAPAAPTFRASVEAWMRQFQDWLCQQIEAADGLGQFQEDAWQHHGGGGGRSRVLTGGTVIEKGGVNFSAVEGTMSEQAARVLLMPNPTYFATGVSVVQHPRSPRVPISHMNVRYFEAGNGEAWFGGGLDLTPIYVDEEQARWFHEQIAEVCAQFDDAYYPRFKQWADEYFYIPHRQETRGVGGIFFDRLTVGKDGDADSLFAFVRAVGEVYGRTYTHLMRLNAEQAYTEREKQWQLVRRGRYAEFNLAIDRGTRFGLETGGRTESILMSLPPQCEWHYNLQPEPGSPEASTQQWLRKGVDWVVAPPVSS; encoded by the coding sequence ATGTCCGCTCCCAACCTTACCACATTCCCTACAGCTGCTCCGGCCGCGCCTACGTTCCGCGCCAGCGTAGAGGCCTGGATGCGCCAATTTCAGGATTGGCTCTGCCAGCAGATTGAGGCGGCCGATGGCCTAGGCCAGTTCCAGGAAGATGCCTGGCAGCACCACGGTGGCGGCGGGGGCCGCAGCCGCGTACTTACGGGCGGTACTGTTATTGAGAAAGGCGGCGTGAATTTCTCCGCCGTAGAAGGCACCATGAGCGAGCAGGCGGCCCGCGTGCTGCTCATGCCCAACCCTACGTATTTCGCTACCGGCGTATCGGTGGTGCAGCACCCGCGTAGCCCGCGCGTCCCCATTTCGCATATGAACGTGCGCTACTTCGAAGCCGGCAACGGCGAAGCATGGTTCGGAGGTGGCCTAGACCTTACCCCGATTTATGTGGACGAAGAGCAGGCCCGTTGGTTTCATGAGCAAATTGCCGAAGTCTGCGCCCAGTTCGACGACGCCTACTATCCGCGCTTTAAGCAGTGGGCCGATGAGTACTTCTACATTCCTCACCGCCAAGAAACCCGTGGTGTGGGCGGCATTTTCTTCGACCGCCTTACGGTTGGTAAAGATGGCGACGCCGACAGCCTGTTTGCCTTTGTGCGCGCCGTGGGAGAAGTATATGGCCGCACCTACACGCACCTGATGCGCCTGAACGCCGAACAGGCCTACACCGAGCGCGAGAAGCAGTGGCAACTGGTGCGCCGAGGCCGGTACGCCGAGTTCAATCTGGCCATCGACCGGGGCACGCGCTTCGGGCTGGAAACCGGAGGCCGCACCGAAAGCATTCTGATGAGCCTGCCGCCGCAGTGCGAGTGGCACTATAACCTACAACCCGAGCCCGGCTCGCCCGAAGCCAGCACCCAACAGTGGCTGCGCAAGGGCGTCGACTGGGTTGTTGCTCCGCCTGTTTCCTCTTGA
- a CDS encoding outer membrane beta-barrel protein: MRYPFTLAIAWAACGLAHAQTTLKFGPRIGGMATTSAYTSYDTHKFVPGYVFGAELGGLMQAQRAHWALQISALYAQKGFQLQEIYQPAGRPTGTSYQIKETYRLNYLTLPVNVVYTQHATGQGFQVFAGGYMCLLLNGKWEYDDRLLEPQPNGDVYGAVSLSHEKEVRPSQKQPPVVATGLDNYIYSRRVDAGVQAGLGYCYSHILLQGTYSLGFVNLAPTSFTGTLVYGPSSPKSYANRGMQLSVSYLLGKNE, encoded by the coding sequence ATGCGTTATCCTTTTACTCTAGCTATTGCCTGGGCAGCATGTGGCTTGGCTCACGCTCAAACTACTCTCAAATTTGGTCCTCGCATAGGAGGCATGGCTACCACCTCGGCATACACTTCTTACGACACACATAAATTTGTGCCCGGCTACGTTTTCGGTGCTGAGCTGGGTGGCCTAATGCAGGCCCAACGTGCGCATTGGGCCCTGCAGATTTCTGCACTATACGCGCAAAAAGGCTTTCAGCTGCAGGAAATCTACCAGCCAGCGGGCCGACCCACCGGTACTTCCTACCAGATCAAGGAAACCTACCGGCTCAACTACCTTACCCTGCCGGTAAACGTGGTCTACACGCAACACGCCACCGGCCAGGGATTTCAGGTGTTTGCCGGAGGCTATATGTGCCTATTGCTGAACGGTAAATGGGAATATGATGACAGATTATTAGAACCGCAACCTAATGGAGATGTATATGGCGCCGTATCTCTAAGCCATGAGAAAGAGGTGCGGCCAAGCCAGAAGCAACCTCCGGTCGTGGCAACTGGGCTCGACAACTACATCTACTCTCGTCGGGTTGATGCAGGAGTGCAAGCAGGCCTAGGCTACTGCTATTCCCATATTCTTCTCCAGGGGACTTACAGTTTGGGGTTTGTCAATCTGGCTCCTACCTCATTTACCGGAACCCTGGTTTATGGCCCCAGTAGTCCCAAGTCTTATGCTAACCGTGGCATGCAACTATCTGTTTCTTATCTATTGGGTAAAAACGAATAA
- a CDS encoding LIC11966 family surface protein, translating to MRISTFLITAGLLTGLATTASAQTFTDPGAYNNFIVSEQRAMLKKNLRYISKSAHSDNEKKIDAKRQDLIKQTEASLNKVAKMPAFQDDKGFKEQTTEAFYRLLKVYSEDYKAVDMLAATRTATIENMEQYFKLQEIAEAKMQVVNDSVDAAQKRFAKRHNMTISEDPEGKRLANYMRQVSEVNTYQHKVYLAQFRIEKANARLTDALNAQDAAAFEQARLQLVQDAQTATTELSAIAPFRGKDAQYRDAARNLVKFHAAFSANQAPQMKDLMERKDRLTKADADKFNGFINTYNSQNQKLIAAYNQAGNTFQATYIPVFND from the coding sequence ATGCGCATTTCTACTTTCCTGATTACCGCTGGCCTGCTCACTGGCCTAGCCACCACCGCTTCGGCACAAACTTTCACGGACCCCGGCGCCTACAATAACTTTATCGTGAGTGAGCAGCGGGCTATGCTCAAGAAAAACCTGCGCTACATCAGCAAATCGGCGCACTCAGATAATGAGAAGAAGATTGATGCCAAGCGCCAGGACCTGATCAAGCAAACGGAAGCTTCTCTGAACAAAGTGGCCAAAATGCCGGCTTTCCAGGACGACAAAGGCTTCAAGGAGCAGACGACAGAAGCGTTTTACCGGCTGCTGAAAGTGTACTCCGAAGACTACAAGGCCGTGGATATGCTGGCGGCTACCCGCACGGCTACCATCGAGAACATGGAGCAGTACTTCAAGCTGCAGGAAATTGCTGAAGCCAAGATGCAGGTCGTTAATGACTCCGTGGATGCAGCGCAGAAGCGATTTGCCAAGCGCCACAACATGACTATTTCGGAGGATCCGGAGGGCAAACGCTTGGCCAACTACATGCGCCAGGTATCGGAAGTGAATACTTATCAGCACAAGGTATATCTGGCACAATTTCGCATTGAGAAAGCCAATGCCCGACTTACGGATGCGCTAAATGCCCAGGACGCCGCCGCGTTTGAGCAGGCCCGTTTACAGCTGGTGCAGGATGCCCAAACCGCCACCACCGAGTTAAGCGCCATTGCGCCCTTCCGGGGCAAAGATGCCCAGTACCGGGATGCAGCCCGGAATCTGGTGAAGTTCCACGCCGCTTTCTCTGCCAATCAGGCTCCCCAGATGAAGGACCTGATGGAGCGTAAAGACCGCCTCACCAAGGCCGATGCCGATAAATTCAACGGCTTCATCAATACCTATAACTCGCAGAACCAGAAGCTGATTGCGGCCTACAACCAAGCCGGCAATACCTTCCAGGCCACCTACATTCCGGTTTTCAACGATTAG